CCCATCTGGAGGTTGAGCAGCTGATCGACGCCGCCCAGCTCCACATCGCAGCGCAGCTCGGCCGAGTCCACGGCCTGGGCGATGGGGTAGAGCAGCTCGGACATCGTCAGCCCCGAGCCCTCCGAGAGGCGGTTGCGGAAGTCGTCGCGCTGGAGCAGCGAGGAGACCGGCACCTGGGAGAGCAGGCCGAGCAGCCGCGACAGGGTGAAGGAGCCCAGCCACTCGCTGTTGTGTACGAAGCGCACCTTCTCGAAGTCGAAGAAGGGGCGCACCTGCTCCCGGTACCCGGACAGGTTCTCGGCGATGTCCTCGTCGGTCAGCGGGGGGCGCTCGGCCGTACGGCCCGAGGGGTCGCCGATCTTCGCGGTGAAGTCCCCGATGATCAGCGTGACGTCGTGGCCCATGCGCTGGAAGCGGCTCAGCACGATCACCGGCACCGCGTGGCCCAGGTGCACATCGGCCGCCGTCGGGTCGATACCCAGCTTGATGTGCAGGCCCCGGCCCTGTGCGGCGCGCTCTTCGATGCGCTCGGCCAGCTTCTCCACCGACGGCAGCAGCTCCACCGTGCGCGCCCCGATCAGCGCCGCCTGCTCCTTCGCGGGCAGGTCGCTCAGGTCCAGATAGCGCCGTGACCCCGTCTCCGCGAGCAGCCGCTCGACGGTCTGGTCGGAGGAGAGGTCCTGTGCCAGCAGTTCACTGGCGCGCTGTACGGAGTCGCCGAGGCGTGTCACGTCACTGTCCTGGTGTGGTGGATCCGGATGGGGTCCCCCGAAGTCTATGCGCCGACCGCCCCCACTCGGACGCCCCCGCTCAGACGCCCCGGCTGACCGAACTCATGTTGAAGTCCGGCACCCGCAGCGGCGGCATGGAGGTGAGGGGGAACCACTCCGCCCACTCCCTGGACAAGGTGCGCTCGGCGCGGCCGGCCTCCGTCGCCCGCGCGAGCAGGTCGACGGGGGACTCGTTGAAGCGGAAATTGTTGACCGTGCCGGTGACCTCGCCGTTCTCGACCAGATGTACGCCGTCGCGGGTGAGCCCGGTCAGCAGCAGAGAGGCGGGATCCACCTCGCGGACGTACCACAGGCTCGTCAGCAGCAGCCCGCGCTCGGTCCCGGCCACCATGTCCTCCAGGGAGGGGGCTTCCAGCGAGGGGGCCTCCAAGGAGGCGGCGGGACGGCCGTCGTCGGCGCACTCCAGCAGCAGGTTCCCGGCGGCGGGGGCGAGCGGCAGGCCGGTGAGCGCGGCGCTGTGCCGGGAGGTGAGCAGCCGGGTCAGCGTGCCCTCCCTGATCCACTCGGTGGGGGCCAGCGGCAGCCCGTTGTCGAAGACCGAGGCGGGGGCGCCGCCCGGACCGCCGCCGCTCGGCGCCTCACCGCCCGAGGCGTACGCCACCAGGAACGGCGCGCTCTCCAGGCCCGGCGCCCACGGATCGCTGCGCAGCGTCAGCGGCAGCCGCGTGAGCCGCTCTCCGACGCGGGTGCCGCCCCGCTCGGCGCTGAAGACGGTTCGGCCCTCCGCCGCGTTGCGCGCCGAGGACGACCATGTCTGGTAGACGAGCAGATCGGCCACGGCGGTCGGCGGCAGCAGCGTCTCGTAGCGCCCCGCCGGAAGCTCCACCCGGCGGCGCGACCACTCCAGCCGCCGGGCGAGCTGGTCGTCCAGCGCCTGGAGCCTCTCCTCCGTCAGCTCGGTGAAGTCCCGTGTGGAGTGGCCCGACCAGGCGGATGCGGTGGTGCCGTCGGGCGCTGGGGCCTTGGCGTTCAGGGTGAAGGTGCCCGAGGGCTGGTCGTGGCGCAGCCGCAGCCCCGTCGAGGTGCCGAGGTAGGTGGACAGCACGCTGTGCCGCGCGTAGCCGTACAGCTCGCGCCCCCGCGCCCCGGCTCGGGCGAACGCCCGTCCGAGAGCGGGGGCCAGCGTGCCGAAGACCGACGGGGACGTCACGACGGGGGGCGCGGTGAAGCGCGGATCCGGCGGCACCCCCTCCACCAGCGGCACCGCGTCCTCGGCCGGGCCCGCCGCACGAGCTGCCGCCTCGGCGGCGCGCACCAGGTCCTCCAGTTCCTCGGGCGTCGCCGCGTTCCGGGACACCACCCCGCAGGCCGCGCCCCGGGCCCCGCCGAAGACCGCGATCACGGTGACGGTCCGGGCCCGGGTGACGCCGTTGGTCGTCAGCGTGTTGCGCGCCCAGCGCAGGTGGACGGTGGAGTGCTCCTCGGCGATCACCACACAGGCGTCGGCACGCGAGAGGCCCAGGGCCCGCTCCACGCTCTCGTACGGCGCCGGCGCCCTGCCGCTGCCCCCGCCCGCTTGCCCGTAACGGCTCATCGGCCCGCCTCCTGTGCGGTGTTGAGGACATTGACGCGGCGGAAGAGCGCCGAGGGACAGCCGTGCGAGACGGGCGCCGCCTGGCCCGGCTGACCCTTGCCGCACACGAAAGAGCCTCCCTGCACATACGTCCCGGGCCCGCCGACCGCCTCCAGCGAGCCCCAGAAGTCGGTGGTCGTCGCCTGGTACGCCACATCGCGCAGCTGTCCCGCCAGCCGTCCGTGCGCGATACGGAAGAAGCGCTGGCCGGTGAACTGGAAATTGAACCTCTGCTGGTCGATCGACCACGAGCGGTCGCCCACCACGTAGATTCCGCGCTCCACCCCGCCGATCAGCTCCTCGGTCGAGGGCCCCTCGGGCGCGGGCGCCAGCGACACGTTCGCCATCCGCTGCATCGGCACATGCGCCGGGGACTGGGCGAAGGCGCAGCCGTTCGACCGGGGGAGGCCCGCCAGCGCGGCGGTACGGCGGTCGAGCTGGTAGCCGGCCAGCACGCCCTCCCGCACCAGGTCCCAGCTCTGCGCGGCCACGCCCTCGTCGTCGTACCCCGTGGTCGCCAGCCCGTGCGGGGCCGTGCGGTCGCCGGTGATCCGCATCGCGGGGGAGCCGTAGCGCAGCGAGCCAAGCCCGTCCGGGGTCGCGAAGGAGGTGCCCGCGTACGCCGCCTCGAAGCCGAAGGCCCGGTCGAGCTCCGTAGCGTGCCCGACCGACTCGTGGATCGTCAGCCACAGGTTGGAGGGATCCACCACCAGGTCGTAGGAGCCCGGCTCCACGCTCGGCGCCCGCAGCTTCTCCGCGAGCAGCTCGGGCATCCGCTCCAGCTCGCCGGCCCAGTCCCAGCCGGTGCCCGTGAGGTACTCCCAGCCGCGCGCGGTGGGCGGCGCCAGCGTCCGCATCGTGTCGAGCCCGCCGGGGCCCTCCTGCGCCACCACCGCCAGCCGCGGCTGGATCCGGACCCGCTGCTGCGTGGTGACGGTCCCGGCCGTGTCCGCGTAGAACTTGCACTCGCGCACCGAGGAGACCCCCGCGTCCACATGGGCCACCCCGGCGGCCGAGAGCAGCGCTCTGCTCCGGCGGGCCAGCAGGTCCACCTTCTCCGTGTCCGGCACCTCGAACGGGTCCCGCTCGTACGAGGAGACCCACTCGCGCTCGCCGTGCGAGGGCTCCCCGGCCAGCTCCACCCGCCCGTGCGCCCCGTACGCCCCCTCCGGCGCGCGCGCCGAGGCCGCCAGCCGGGCCATCTCCACGGCACGCTCCGCCGTGGCCGCCGCCTCCTCGCGCGTCAGGTCCGCCGCCGAGGCGAACCCCCAGGAGCCGTCGTGCACCACGCGTACGGCCAGGCCGCTGGTGGTCGTGTCCGCCGCACCCGCCGTCCGCGCGTCCCGCAGCTCCAGCGAGGCGGTGCGCACCCGCTCCAGCCGGAAGTCGGCGTGCGCGGCACCCAGCGCCGTGGCCCGCGAGAGCGCGGCGTCCGCGAGGGAGCGCAGCGGCAGCGAGGTGAACGTCTCATCCAGAGCAGGGCACATGGCGTCTCCCGTCGGCCGGGCAAGCGATTACGACTGACCACCGCCTCGCAGTGAAGCACGCTCCGCTTTCTGTAGGGACCCCACAGGACGCCGTGCGGGCCCCTGTCCATGCCCGAGTGCCCTCGGCGGACTCCCGCCGGATAGGTTCTCTTATGCGACAGACCACGAAAGCAGAAGCAGAAAGGGTGGTCACAACTTGAGCCGCTCAGTGCTCGTGACCGGGGGAAACCGCGGGATCGGCCTCGCCATCGCCCGGGCCTTCGCCGAGGCAGGCGACAAGGTCGCCGTCACCTACCGCTCCGGCGAGCCGCCCGAGGGCTTCCTCGGCGTCAAGTGCGACATCACCGACCCGGACCAGGTGGAGCGGGCCTACAAGGAGATCGAGGAGAAGCAGGGCGCGGTCGAGGTACTCGTCGCCAACGCCGGGATCACCCGCGACCAGCTGCTGCTGCGGATGTCCGAGGAGGACTTCACCTCCGTCGTCGACACCAACCTCACGGGCACCTACCGGGTGGTCAAGCGCGCCTCCCGCGCCATGCTGCGCGCCCGCAAGGGCCGCATCGTGCTGATCTCCTCGGTCGTCGGGCTGATGGGCCAGGCGGGGCAGGCCAACTACGCCGCCTCCAAGGCCGGTCTTGTCGGGTTCGCCCGCTCGCTCTCGCGTGAGCTGGGCTCGCGCAACATCACCTGCAACGTCGTGGCGCCCGGTTTCGTCGACACCGACATGACCCGCGTGCTCAGCGACGAACAGCGCGCCGACATCGTCAAGCAGGTGCCGCTGGGCCGCTACGCGCAGCCCGACGAGATCGCCTCCTCGGTGCGCTTCCTGGCGTCCGACGAGGCCGCGTACATCACCGGAGCCGTCATTCCCGTCGACGGCGGATTGGGCATGGGTCACTGAACATGAGCGGAATCCTCGCCGGCAAGCGGATCCTTGTCACCGGCGTCATCACCGACGGGTCGATCGCCTTCCACGCCGCGAAGGTCGCCCAGGAGCAGGGCGCCGAGGTCATCCTCACCGGGTTCGGCCGCGTCTCCCTGGTCGAGCGCATCGCCAAGCGGCTGCCCGAGGCCGCGCCCGTCATCGAGCTGGACGTCAGCAACCAGGAGCACCTGGACGGGCTCGCCGACAAGATCCGCGAGCACTGGGGCGCCGACGCGCGGGTGGACGGCATCGTGCACTCGATCGCCTTCGGCCCGCAGGGCGCCTTCGACTTCCTCGGCGCCACGTGGGAGGACGTGAGCACCGCCGTACACGTCTCGGCGTACTCGCTCAAGTCCCTCACCATGGCCTGCCTGCCGCTGATGCACGAGGGCAGCTCGGTCGTCGGCCTCACCTTCGACGCGCAGATCGCCTGGCCGAAGTACGACTGGATGGGCGTGGCCAAGGCGGCCCTGGAGTCCACCAGCCGCTACCTGGCGCGCGACCTGGGGCCCCGGGGCATCCGCTGCAACCTCGTGTCGGCCGGACCGATCAAGTCCATGGCGGCCAAGTCCATTCCGGGCTTCGAGGAGCTGGCCGACGTGTGGAACCACCGCGCCCCCATCGGCTGGGAGCTGTCGGACCCGGACCCGGCGGGCCGCGGTGTCGTCGCCCTGCTGTCGGACTTCTTCCCCCGCACGACGGGTGAGATCGTCCACGTCGATGGCGGCGTGCACATGATGGGCGCGTAACGCCGTTCGGCGGGGGGCGGCGAACGCGGGTGGCCGGTGTCGTCCGCGAGCCCGCCGTACCTCGCCTGATCCGGTTGACCGTCGCCGCGGGGGTTCGCCGCGGCGACGGGTGACGCCGGGACCCGCACGGCCCGCTGCCCGTCCGTACGGAGGCCCTCGCCTCCCGTCGAGCGGGCGGCGGGCCGTTCCCCTTCGAACTCCCGCCCGGCCCCGGGCTGTTCAGTCTCCTTACAGCTCCAGCCCGTGTCCCCACTCCGCCGTGTGCGAGGCCGCCTCCCGCGAGGCGGCCTCGGGGTCGCCCTCGCGGATCGCGTCCAGCAGACCCGTGTGGTCCATGTAGCCCTCGGCGCGCAGTTCGTCGCCCACGTCCTTGCGCAGGAAGGCGCGCAGCACCTCGCCCAGGTCCGCGTACACCGCCGTCAGCACCTCGTTGTGCGAGGCGGACACCACCCCCAGGTGCAGGCTGCCGTCCGCGTCGATGAAGCGGTTCACCTCGCCCGATTCCCACGCGGCCTCGCGCCGCGCCAGCAGCCCGTCGAGCTGCCGCAGATCCGCCTCCGTACGCCGGCGCGCCGCCAGCCGCGCGCCCGCCGTCTCCAGCGCGGAGCGCAGCTCCGCCACGTGGTGCAGGTCCGCGCCCTCGAACCTGCGGTGCATCACGCCCGCCAGCTCGCTGGTCGCCACGACGTAGGTGCCCGAGCCCTGCCGGATGTCCAGCAGCCCGTTGTGCGCGAGGGCACGCACGGCCTCCCGCACCGTGTTACGGGCCACACCCAGCTGCT
This sequence is a window from Streptomyces sp. NBC_01775. Protein-coding genes within it:
- the tyrS gene encoding tyrosine--tRNA ligase produces the protein MTRLGDSVQRASELLAQDLSSDQTVERLLAETGSRRYLDLSDLPAKEQAALIGARTVELLPSVEKLAERIEERAAQGRGLHIKLGIDPTAADVHLGHAVPVIVLSRFQRMGHDVTLIIGDFTAKIGDPSGRTAERPPLTDEDIAENLSGYREQVRPFFDFEKVRFVHNSEWLGSFTLSRLLGLLSQVPVSSLLQRDDFRNRLSEGSGLTMSELLYPIAQAVDSAELRCDVELGGVDQLLNLQMGRRVMEAYGQQPQLVVTMPLVEGTDGSGAKMSKSKGNYVGLGSAPGEVFGKIMSIPDRLMAPYLRAWTEWTDPEIERATARIEAGSLHPMDLKKILAGEVVAALHGVASAMEARAGFVAQFSKKSFADVGSLPSVDVAEHGEEGIAAVMTNVLEFTPSASAARRIAKQNGLRLIVERAGAEQEAVVLPEADALRPLAEVVREKVTGSAGDAADAVYLKAGRKVAEIRGL
- a CDS encoding metallopeptidase TldD-related protein is translated as MSRYGQAGGGSGRAPAPYESVERALGLSRADACVVIAEEHSTVHLRWARNTLTTNGVTRARTVTVIAVFGGARGAACGVVSRNAATPEELEDLVRAAEAAARAAGPAEDAVPLVEGVPPDPRFTAPPVVTSPSVFGTLAPALGRAFARAGARGRELYGYARHSVLSTYLGTSTGLRLRHDQPSGTFTLNAKAPAPDGTTASAWSGHSTRDFTELTEERLQALDDQLARRLEWSRRRVELPAGRYETLLPPTAVADLLVYQTWSSSARNAAEGRTVFSAERGGTRVGERLTRLPLTLRSDPWAPGLESAPFLVAYASGGEAPSGGGPGGAPASVFDNGLPLAPTEWIREGTLTRLLTSRHSAALTGLPLAPAAGNLLLECADDGRPAASLEAPSLEAPSLEDMVAGTERGLLLTSLWYVREVDPASLLLTGLTRDGVHLVENGEVTGTVNNFRFNESPVDLLARATEAGRAERTLSREWAEWFPLTSMPPLRVPDFNMSSVSRGV
- a CDS encoding TldD/PmbA family protein — translated: MCPALDETFTSLPLRSLADAALSRATALGAAHADFRLERVRTASLELRDARTAGAADTTTSGLAVRVVHDGSWGFASAADLTREEAAATAERAVEMARLAASARAPEGAYGAHGRVELAGEPSHGEREWVSSYERDPFEVPDTEKVDLLARRSRALLSAAGVAHVDAGVSSVRECKFYADTAGTVTTQQRVRIQPRLAVVAQEGPGGLDTMRTLAPPTARGWEYLTGTGWDWAGELERMPELLAEKLRAPSVEPGSYDLVVDPSNLWLTIHESVGHATELDRAFGFEAAYAGTSFATPDGLGSLRYGSPAMRITGDRTAPHGLATTGYDDEGVAAQSWDLVREGVLAGYQLDRRTAALAGLPRSNGCAFAQSPAHVPMQRMANVSLAPAPEGPSTEELIGGVERGIYVVGDRSWSIDQQRFNFQFTGQRFFRIAHGRLAGQLRDVAYQATTTDFWGSLEAVGGPGTYVQGGSFVCGKGQPGQAAPVSHGCPSALFRRVNVLNTAQEAGR
- the fabG gene encoding 3-oxoacyl-[acyl-carrier-protein] reductase gives rise to the protein MSRSVLVTGGNRGIGLAIARAFAEAGDKVAVTYRSGEPPEGFLGVKCDITDPDQVERAYKEIEEKQGAVEVLVANAGITRDQLLLRMSEEDFTSVVDTNLTGTYRVVKRASRAMLRARKGRIVLISSVVGLMGQAGQANYAASKAGLVGFARSLSRELGSRNITCNVVAPGFVDTDMTRVLSDEQRADIVKQVPLGRYAQPDEIASSVRFLASDEAAYITGAVIPVDGGLGMGH
- the fabI gene encoding enoyl-ACP reductase FabI, whose translation is MSGILAGKRILVTGVITDGSIAFHAAKVAQEQGAEVILTGFGRVSLVERIAKRLPEAAPVIELDVSNQEHLDGLADKIREHWGADARVDGIVHSIAFGPQGAFDFLGATWEDVSTAVHVSAYSLKSLTMACLPLMHEGSSVVGLTFDAQIAWPKYDWMGVAKAALESTSRYLARDLGPRGIRCNLVSAGPIKSMAAKSIPGFEELADVWNHRAPIGWELSDPDPAGRGVVALLSDFFPRTTGEIVHVDGGVHMMGA
- a CDS encoding FadR/GntR family transcriptional regulator encodes the protein MNRGQSVSPSVSPPVLSAPQRAPLADQVISTLRQQITSGQWPVGCRIPTEPELVEQLGVARNTVREAVRALAHNGLLDIRQGSGTYVVATSELAGVMHRRFEGADLHHVAELRSALETAGARLAARRRTEADLRQLDGLLARREAAWESGEVNRFIDADGSLHLGVVSASHNEVLTAVYADLGEVLRAFLRKDVGDELRAEGYMDHTGLLDAIREGDPEAASREAASHTAEWGHGLEL